In Actinopolyspora saharensis, the genomic window GGCAGCGCCAGCGGGGCCAACGGCCTGTTCGTCGAGTTCGGCAAGCAGACCGACGAGGGCTTCAAGGTGATGGACCGCCGCCCCGTCACCGCCAGTCCCACCCAGAAGTGGCGGGACGCGCGGATCAGCGTCGACGGCAAGGCCGAGGGGGCCGAGCAGGCACGCGTGATCGCGATCGACCAGACCCTCGGCGAGGACGGCTGGCTGGCCGTGAGCGGACCGCGGGCGCCCCAGCTGACGAACATGACCGAGTTCATCGGCGACGCCCCCACGTTCGTGGAGTGGACTGCCGCGTTCCAGCACCCCTGCCTGCAGTTGCCCGACATCAGCCACGGGATCGCCGAGGTGCCGCGCTTCCGGGTCGCGGCCGGCGGTGCGCTGGACTCGGTCGGGCAGAGCTGGTCCTCCCCCGATGCGGGCGGCCCGTTCGGCTGGATGAGCCTGACCACCAGCATGCGGGAGTTGCCGACCTACATGCGGGGCGACATCCACCGGGACTGGGGCACGCTCTACGCGGTCGACCCGTACGCGCCCGAGGCGCTGCCCGCGCAGGCGGCGATGCACATCGAGCACGAGACGCACTGGGGCACCTGGAGCCCCGGAAAGCTGAGCAGGCCGGTTCAGCTGCCCGGCGACGTGCCGAGCTCCGACGACCGCAACGACGCCTCGCAGCGCGACGGGGCGAGCGGTGACGACATCGGCTTCATGGACGGGGCCGACAACCGGCGCGGGGTCGACTGAGCACGCCCCGCGGTCCGGCCCCTGCCGGTGGCGGACGTGCGCGCGGCCCGGTGGGAACGGCGGTTCACCCGTTCCCACCGGGCCGCGTGCTTCGGGAAGGCGGTCCGGAGGGAAGTGCGTACGCTCGGCAGGCGGTTCCGCCCGCTCCGCTGAGCCTCCGCCCGAGCCGGTGGACCGCCGGGCCTGCGCGAACCAGCAGCAGCGCCGAAGCGCTACTCCCGGAAGACCACCCAGCGCAGCAGCACGAAGTTGATCCCGGTTCCGAGCCCCTGGCCGACGACCCAGCACAGCGACCACCGCAGCTGGGCTCCGTAGCCGAAGTCGAACGGGGGCAGCGTGAGGAACAGCAGCTGGTTGGTACCGATGTTGACCAGGAAGGTCACCAGGTAGACCAGCACGAAGGCCCCGGCCTTGGCCTTGGTGTTGCCGGTGCTGGCTCCCGTGAAGGTGAGTTTCCGGTTCGCGACGTAGGAGGTGGTGGTCCCCAGCGCGAACGCCAGCGAACGAGCCAGCCAGTTCGGGACCTCCAGAGCCAGCAGCGTCATGTACGAGCCGTAGTCCAGCAACGCGCAGACGCCGCCGATGAGCCCGAAACGGATCAGTTGGTTGAGCAGCCCCAGCTTCTTTACCTCGGGTTCAGCGGTGCTCTCGGCCACGGCCACTCGTTCACCTCAGCTGTTGCGACGACATCGCGCGGGACACGGGGCGGGCGCGAACCGGGCTCGGCCACGACACCTGCTTCCCCCTGGTTTCGGGGGCGAGTGTAGCCGCCCTCCCCAGGGACCGAAGCGACACGGGTTCACCCGGCGGGTCGACACCACGCAGCGCCGATAGACTCCCTCCAGTGGGATCGGTTAAGGACGAGCACAAGATGCTGACGGGCTGGGGCCGCACCGCCCCGACCATGGCCGAAGTGGTCAGCACACCGGACGTCGAAACCATCGCCCGCGCCGTGCGCACGGCAGGCGACCGCGGGGTGATCGCCAGAGGGCTCGGCCGCAGTTACGGCGACCCGGCGCAGAACGCGGGCGGACTCGTCATCGACATGACCGCGCTGAACCGGATCCACTCCATCGACGCGGACGAAGCGATCGTTGACGTCGACTCGGGAGTCTCCCTGGACACGTTGATGCGGAGACTGCTGCCGCACGGCCTGTGGATTCCGGTGCTTCCGGGAACCCGGCAGGTCACGGTCGGCGGGGCCATCGGCTCGGACATCCACGGCAAGAACCACCACTCCCAGGGCTCCTTCGGCAGCCACGTGCTCTCGCTCGACCTGCTCACCGCGGACGGCGACGTGCGCACGCTCACCCCGGACGGGGAGTCGGCGGAGCTCTTCTGGGCCACGGTCGGCGGCATGGGGCTGACCGGGATCGTGCTCAGAGCACGCATCCGCCTCAAGCGGGTCGAGACCGCCTACTTCGTGGTGGACAACATCCGGACCAAGAACCTGGACGAGCTACTCGAGCACTTCACCGACGGTTCGGACGACAACTACACGTACTCGGTGGCCTGGTTCGACTCGCTGGCTCGCGGCGAGAACATGGGGCGTGCACTGCTCACCAGGGGAAATTCGGCAACTCTCGAGGACCTCCCCAGGAAGCTGCGGAAGAATCCGCTCGGCTTCGACGCGCCGCAGCTCATGACGGCGCCCCCCGTTTTCCCGAACGGCCTGGTCAACAAGTACACGATCACGGCTTTCAACGAGGTCTGGTATCGCAAGGCCCCCACGAAGTACGGATCCGTACAGAACATCACGCAGTTCTTCCACCCGCTCGATCTGGTCGGCGAGTGGAACCGGGTGTACGGCTCGGCCGGCTTCCTCCAGTACCAGTTCATGGTTCCGTTCGGGCAGGAGCAGGCTTTCCGCCGCTCGATCGACAAAATCAGCGCGTCCGGCCACGCCTCCTTCCTCAACGTGTTGAAGACGTTCGGAGAGGGGAACGCGGCGCCGCTCTCCTTCCCGAGCAAGGGATGGACCCTCACCGTCGACATCCCCATCAGTCCCGGCTTGGAACGCCTGTGCCGTGACCTGGACGAAACGGTACTCGAGGCGGGTGGACGCCTCTACTTCGCCAAGGAGTCCCGCACCACACCCGAGATGATCGAACGCATGTACCCGCGTATCGACGAGTGGCGCAAGACGCGCGCCGCGGTCGACCCCCAAGGAATCTTCCGTTCCGATTTGGCCAGGAGGCTGAACCTGTGATCGACGCGGTTGGCAACCCCCAGTCCCTGCTGCTGCTCGGCGGCACCTCGGACATCGCGCTGGCCACTGCCGAGCAGTACGCCCGCAAGCGCCCGCTGCGCATCGTGCTGGCCGCTCGCCCCTCCGAACGGCTGGAGGAGGCCGCCGAGCGGCTGCGCGGGACGGGCAGCACGGTGACCACGGTTCCCTTCGACGCACGCGACCCCGACAGCCACGCCGACACCCTGGACAAGGCCTTCGCCGACGGCGACATCGACATCAGCCTCGTCGCCTTCGGAATGCTCGGCGACCAGGAGAAGCTGTGGACCGACGTGGAGGCGGCCAGGGAAATGGCCGAGATTAACTACGTCGCCCCGGTGACCGTGGGAGTGCTGCTCGCCGAGCGGATGCGCAAGCAGGGGCACGGCCACATCGTCGCGCTCTCCTCCGTCGCCGGGGAGCGGGTGCGCCGCTCCAACTTCGCCTACGGCTCCTCCAAGGCGGGCATGGACGGCTTCTACACGGGGTTGACCGAGGCCCTCCGCCCCTCCGGGGTCAAGGTCACGGTCGTGCGCCCCGGCCACGTGAAGTCGAAGATGACCGAAGGGATGAAGGAGGCCCCGCTGGCCCAGACCCCCGAGCAGGTCGCGGGGATCATCGTCGACTCGGTGCGCAAGGGCAAGGAACTGGTGTGGGCGCCCGCCCAGTTCCGCTACGTGATGAGCGTGCTGCGGCATCTCCCCCGAGTCGTCTTCCGCAGGCTTCCTTTCTGACGGGTCGGCGGCTCGGTTTGCTCGGGTGGTGCCGTGGCGGAACCTCAGTCGGGGTCTCGCTGCGGCCAGGCCCGACATCGGGTAGCCACCTACACAACGTCGGGTCTTCCTCGCGAGACCCGAGACTGAGAACCCGCGGCGGCGCCGGTTGCTCGGGCTCAAAGCGCTTGGGCTGAACGGTGCCCTTCTATCGGGAGTTCCTGGCGGGAGCGGCGACTCGGTTCGCTCTCGGCGGTGCCGACCGCGCAGGCTCACAGCGCTCACGTTGGCGTGGTCCTGCTGGTCGGGAGTTCCTGGTCGGGAGCACCTGACCGGGAGTTCCTGACCGGGTGGGGCCGCCGCGCCCTCCAACCGCCGATTCCGCAACAACACACCGCCAGTATCGTGACCGAATCGCAACAGGGATGCGGTGAACGAACCGGCCGGCCGGGAGATCACACGGGGTATGGGAGTCCAAGAACCACCGGCACGACCGCCACGGGGCGAGGGCACAGGCACACCGTCGGCCGGCGTCTCCCGACGCCGGGAATGGCGGATCGCGCTGCTTGCCGGGCTCGCCGTGCTGCTCGGCGCGCTGGCCGTGCTCGCACCGGTGCGCGTGGACGACCCCGTGCTCACCTGGCCGCAGCAGGGCGAGCGAGCCACCTCGACGGTCGTTCCGCTGTCGCCGTACCGGCCGCTGAGCATGAACGCCGAGATCCCCTGCTCCACGCTGCGGCAGGCAGACGGCACCTCGCCCGCGGATGAGCCCGCAGCGGCACTGCGCACCCAGCCGCCCAACGGGCAGGAGGGGCTGCGGGTGACCGCCGCGGACGGCACCGCCAGGTTCCACGTCTCCGGCGAGCTGGTCCACACCGAACCGCTCCCGCAAGGGGACTGCACCTATCGGGTGGTCGCCGACGACTCGGGCGTGCGCGTCCTGCGCGACGGCACCACGCTGGCCGAACGTCCCGAGCTCCTCCCACCGCAGGTGGCCGAGTTCTCCACCGCGGCGGAGGGCACCCCCCAGGCGCAGGGGCTGTCGGTGCGGCTGCACACCGACGCCCGCTACGAGTCGCACCCGAGCGCGTTGAAGCTCGGGCTGCTGATCGCGCACGCGCTGGCGCTGGCCGGGGTGCTCGTGCTCGCCTGGCGGCACTGGCGCGGAACCCGGTCGATGCGCAGGCTGCGGATGCCCCGGCTCGGCGCCGCCGACGCCGTGCTGGTGCTCGTCTCGCTGGCCTGGGTCTTCCTCGGGCCGACGAACATGGACGACGGCTGGTACCTGATGATGGCGCGCAACGCCGTCGAGAACGGGTACATCGGCAACTTCGTCTACATGTTCAACGTCACCGAGAACCCGTTCGTGCTCAGCCAGTACCTGCTGCAGCTCTGGGGCGAGCTCGGTGGCTGGTCGCTGTGGTGGATGCGCGTGGTGCCCACCTTGTGCGGGATCGGGACCTGGTTCCTGCTGCGCGTCCTGCTCGCCACCGTGCTGGGCCGCACCGGCGGCAGGCTGCGGATCGTCCCGTGGGCGCTGCTCGTGGCGCACCTGGTCTGGTACCTGCCCTACGGGACCACGCTGCGCCCGGAGCCGGTGATCGTGGTGTGCGCGGCGGCCACCCTGGTCTTCGCCGAGGCTGCGCTGCTGCGGCGGTCGGTCGGGATGCTGGCCGTGGCCACGGTGTGCGCGGTGCTCGGGGTGACCGCCTCCCCCACCGGGATCGCAGCAGCGGCCCCGCTGGTGCTGAGCCTGCCGTGGGTGGTGCGCTGGTTGCGTCGGCAGCCCTGGTCGGCCCGCATCGGTGCGGTGCTGCTCGCCGTCGCCTCCACCACCGTGGTGGTCCCGGTCGGTTTCGCCGACGCGAGCCTCGGCGACGTGCTGGAGGCCTACGACGTCCACCAGTGGTACTACCTCTCGTTCTCCTGGTACCAGGAGTTCGAGCACTACAAGACCCTGCTGGACACCGCGGGCTGGGCACGCAGGCTCCCGGTGCTGCTGACGCTCGCGCTGATCGCCTCGGTGGCCATCGCCAGCGGGCGGGTCAACATGGGCCGCGACCCGGTGCGCAGGCTGTTGCTGGTCAGCGCGGTCGCCAGTGCCGTGGCGCTGGCGATGATCGCCTTCAGCCCCACCAAGTGGGTCAACCACTTCCACGCGGTGGCGGCCGCGCCGACGGTGCTGCTGGCGGCGGCCCTGGTCCGCTCACCGCTGCCCCGCAGGGGCGCCCAGGTGGCGTCCACGGCCAGCCTGCTGCTGCTCGTCGGCGTGGTCTCGCTGAGCTACGCGGGCGGGACCTGGTGGGTCCCGTTCTCCGACGCGGGACACCGCTTCGGCAACCACCTGGACCCGAACTCGGAGACGGCGAACACCCAGCCGCACTTCGAGTGGCTGTACCTGCGCAACCCCGCAGTTTGGTTGAGCGTGGCGGCGCTGGCGCTGGCCTGGGGCTACTGGCGCAGGCGGCGCGGGCTGCCGGTGCTGCTCAAACCGGACCGCGCCGTGCTCGGCGCGGCCTCGCTGTCCGCCGTGGTGCTGCTGCTCGCCACGTTCAGCTACGCCCCGATCGGGCAGTCCCCGGGCTGGACGATCGCGCGCTCCGGGGTGCGGACGATGTTCGGGGACGGCTGCGGCCTCGCCGACGCGGTCAAGGTGCAGCTGCCCGTGAAGCGCCAGCCGGAGGCCCCGGCGAACCCGCCGCGCCTGGAGGGCGACTTCCGCAACGACCGGCCCGTTCCGCTGGCCGCTCCCCCGTGGTCGGACCCGACCACCGCCTGGCACGACGACGTGCCGGACGGGACCAGCACCGGAACCGGGGAGCTGACCACGGGCTGGTACCGGATCCCCGCTGAGACCGCGGGCACCCACGTCACGGTTCCGCTCGCGGGAGCTCTGGGCAATCAGGACCTGCGGGTGGAGTTCGGCGAGCCCTCCGGGGACGACTGGCGAGTGACCGGTTCGCGGCGCCTGGAACCGGACACGCGCATGCCGCTGGACGAGTGGCAGCAGCTGGCCGTCGAAGTTCCCGAGGGGGCGCGGGGAGTGCGCCTGGCCCTGGCGGACCGCAGGACCGGGGCGAACTCGTGGATCGCCGCTGCCGAGCCGCGGCTCACCGCGGAGAACCCGATCTCGGAGATCACCAGGGACCGCCCCGTGCTGGCCAACCACATCGGGGCTGCCGAGTGGCCGTGCGCCAACCAGGTGAAGGTGGACAACGGGCTGACCGGGACACCGGTCGTGAGGATGACCGTCGACCAGCTGCTGCCGCCGGACTGGCCGGACAACATCAGCAACCTGCCCTGGGGCGGCGCGTGGGAGCAGACCTCGCGCGAGTGGGTGCAGACCAGGCTGCCCGCGCGACTGCGGCCGAGCGGTCCGCCGCGCAAGCCCTGGGGGCACGTCTACGTCCTGCGCTACCAGCACCCGGTCGGGGAATTCGACCTGAAAGTGGGCGAGAAAACGCGGTGGGGCTGGAAACGACTGCCGACCCTGGCGGACAACGATTATCCGAACATCCCGGACAACGCGGGAACCGATTCGGAGGAGCAGAACGAGGACGAGCAGGATTGAGTCCTCGGGAGGCCGTGCGGATGATTCTCGTCCGCGCGGCCTCCCGGCTCCCGGAACCGAAAACTCCTCCGCACCTCCCCGACAGGGCGCCGCGAAACAGCCGGAGGGCCGGATTTCCCGGGCCTCGCACGTGGCGCGCGGACTCCGGTGAGGCTCTCGCTCCCACCGGAAAAGGATTACTGTAACCCA contains:
- a CDS encoding decaprenylphospho-beta-D-erythro-pentofuranosid-2-ulose 2-reductase, translating into MIDAVGNPQSLLLLGGTSDIALATAEQYARKRPLRIVLAARPSERLEEAAERLRGTGSTVTTVPFDARDPDSHADTLDKAFADGDIDISLVAFGMLGDQEKLWTDVEAAREMAEINYVAPVTVGVLLAERMRKQGHGHIVALSSVAGERVRRSNFAYGSSKAGMDGFYTGLTEALRPSGVKVTVVRPGHVKSKMTEGMKEAPLAQTPEQVAGIIVDSVRKGKELVWAPAQFRYVMSVLRHLPRVVFRRLPF
- a CDS encoding GtrA family protein, with the translated sequence MAVAESTAEPEVKKLGLLNQLIRFGLIGGVCALLDYGSYMTLLALEVPNWLARSLAFALGTTTSYVANRKLTFTGASTGNTKAKAGAFVLVYLVTFLVNIGTNQLLFLTLPPFDFGYGAQLRWSLCWVVGQGLGTGINFVLLRWVVFRE
- a CDS encoding arabinosyltransferase domain-containing protein produces the protein MGVQEPPARPPRGEGTGTPSAGVSRRREWRIALLAGLAVLLGALAVLAPVRVDDPVLTWPQQGERATSTVVPLSPYRPLSMNAEIPCSTLRQADGTSPADEPAAALRTQPPNGQEGLRVTAADGTARFHVSGELVHTEPLPQGDCTYRVVADDSGVRVLRDGTTLAERPELLPPQVAEFSTAAEGTPQAQGLSVRLHTDARYESHPSALKLGLLIAHALALAGVLVLAWRHWRGTRSMRRLRMPRLGAADAVLVLVSLAWVFLGPTNMDDGWYLMMARNAVENGYIGNFVYMFNVTENPFVLSQYLLQLWGELGGWSLWWMRVVPTLCGIGTWFLLRVLLATVLGRTGGRLRIVPWALLVAHLVWYLPYGTTLRPEPVIVVCAAATLVFAEAALLRRSVGMLAVATVCAVLGVTASPTGIAAAAPLVLSLPWVVRWLRRQPWSARIGAVLLAVASTTVVVPVGFADASLGDVLEAYDVHQWYYLSFSWYQEFEHYKTLLDTAGWARRLPVLLTLALIASVAIASGRVNMGRDPVRRLLLVSAVASAVALAMIAFSPTKWVNHFHAVAAAPTVLLAAALVRSPLPRRGAQVASTASLLLLVGVVSLSYAGGTWWVPFSDAGHRFGNHLDPNSETANTQPHFEWLYLRNPAVWLSVAALALAWGYWRRRRGLPVLLKPDRAVLGAASLSAVVLLLATFSYAPIGQSPGWTIARSGVRTMFGDGCGLADAVKVQLPVKRQPEAPANPPRLEGDFRNDRPVPLAAPPWSDPTTAWHDDVPDGTSTGTGELTTGWYRIPAETAGTHVTVPLAGALGNQDLRVEFGEPSGDDWRVTGSRRLEPDTRMPLDEWQQLAVEVPEGARGVRLALADRRTGANSWIAAAEPRLTAENPISEITRDRPVLANHIGAAEWPCANQVKVDNGLTGTPVVRMTVDQLLPPDWPDNISNLPWGGAWEQTSREWVQTRLPARLRPSGPPRKPWGHVYVLRYQHPVGEFDLKVGEKTRWGWKRLPTLADNDYPNIPDNAGTDSEEQNEDEQD
- a CDS encoding FAD-binding oxidoreductase; this translates as MLTGWGRTAPTMAEVVSTPDVETIARAVRTAGDRGVIARGLGRSYGDPAQNAGGLVIDMTALNRIHSIDADEAIVDVDSGVSLDTLMRRLLPHGLWIPVLPGTRQVTVGGAIGSDIHGKNHHSQGSFGSHVLSLDLLTADGDVRTLTPDGESAELFWATVGGMGLTGIVLRARIRLKRVETAYFVVDNIRTKNLDELLEHFTDGSDDNYTYSVAWFDSLARGENMGRALLTRGNSATLEDLPRKLRKNPLGFDAPQLMTAPPVFPNGLVNKYTITAFNEVWYRKAPTKYGSVQNITQFFHPLDLVGEWNRVYGSAGFLQYQFMVPFGQEQAFRRSIDKISASGHASFLNVLKTFGEGNAAPLSFPSKGWTLTVDIPISPGLERLCRDLDETVLEAGGRLYFAKESRTTPEMIERMYPRIDEWRKTRAAVDPQGIFRSDLARRLNL